Below is a genomic region from Chloroflexota bacterium.
TAACATCCCCAACTTGGTCAGCAGCGGCTACCGGGGAAGGATCTACGCTACTTCAGCCACCCGAGATCTGTGTAGTGCCATGCTCCTCGATTCGGCGCACATTCAAGAGAGCGATGTTACCTATGTCAACCAAAAAACGACGCAAGCAGGGACTTCCCACAGTAACTCCCATCTATACCGTCGCGGAAGCCAGAGCCAGCCTGCGCCACCTAGTCAGCATTGACTACCAAAAGCCATTTGATGTGGCGCCTGGCGTACGAGCTACTTTTTACGATGCCGGACACATCCTGGGAGCAGCAATCACAGTACTGGATGTAGAGGAAAATGCTCGCCAGTACCGGTTATGCTTCACAGGCGACTTGGGGCGTGTAGGACTGCCTATTCTGCGTGACCCCGAAGTGGTGTCTCGCGTGGACTATCTCATTACTGAAAGCACTTATGGCAACCGATTACATAGCAGCCCCGATGAAGCAAGGGCAATCCTGTGCGACGTCGCACGCGAAACCTATGCACGTGGCGGCAAGGTTATCATTCCCGCTTTTGCTGTAGGACGCACACAGGACATTGTCTACGACCTGCACAAACTCATCCACGACGGTTGCTTGCCTACATTGCCCACCTACGTGGACAGCCCGTTGGCGGTCAACGTTACCAAGATGTTCCGCTTGCACCGGGAGTGTTACGATGCGGAAATGATGCAGTTTCTACAGCAGAGGGAAGACCCCTTCGGTTTCTACCGCTTACAATACACTCGTTCTGTAGAAGAGTCCAAAGCTTTAAACCACCTAACTGAGCCATGTATCATCATCAGTGCCTCTGGTATGTGCGAAGGAGGGCGCGTCCTGCACCACTTGAAGAACAACATCAGCGACCTGCATAACACGATACTGTTCGTGGGATTTCAGGCTGAGAACACCTTGGGGCGTAAGATCGTGGATGGCTGGAAAAGGGTGCCTATTTTTGGCGAACCGCATGAAGTACGTGCTCAGGTGCAGATGATTGACGGCTACAGCGCACACGCTGATCGCGAAGAATTGCTTGCTTACATCGCACAGATCAAAGCCAATGGAACCCTGCAACAGGTGTTCTGCGTGCACGGCGATTTGCCTGCCTGCCAGGCATTGGCGCAAGGGATCCGCGACTTGGGCCTGCCACAAGTGCTCGTTCCAAAGCGGATGCAAGAAGTGGAGTTGTGATGCCGGAGGCAACTATGCGCGATAAAACAGCCGTGCACAACCTTGAGGCGCCCGCTCAAAGGACGACTCAGGCAGGAAGCGGGCGGATCAAGGTGGACCTGCACATCCATACCTGTTATTCGCCCGATTCCCTAACCGCGCTGGAAAAGGTGCTGAAAGCCGCTCTGGCGCGAGGCTTGGGCGCACTGGCCATCACGGACCACAATGCGATCGAGGGTGCACTGGCGCTGCAAAGTATGGCGCCATTTCCGGTCATCATCGGCGAGGAAATCCTCACGACCGACGGCGATATTATCGGTCTTTTTCTGCAGGAACTTATCCCACCCAGACTCACACCAGCGCAGACCATCGCGCGCATCCGAGAACAGGGAGGTCTGGTCTATATTCCCCATCCTTTTGATCACCACCGGTCCGCATTGCCCGAGCCAACGCTGTTAGGTATTCTAGACCAAGTGGATGCCATTGAGGTATTGAATGCACGCACACTGCGTCCAGTGCTCAACGAGCGCGCGCGGCAACTTGCACAGAACTATGGGCTCTTGTGCGGAGCAGGCAGCGATGCCCATATTGCAGCAGAGATTGGACGAGCCTATGTGGAAATGGAATCTTTCACCGACAGGGAAAACTTCCTGCATAATCTGGCTGATGCCAGGATACGAGGTGCTTTGAGCTGGCCTCATGTGCACCTTTTTTCCACATGGGCAAAGATACGCAAGCTCAGAGGGGGCTGACCATGGGAGGGAAGGTCTGGGCCATCTCCGTGATGGCGGCAATAGTGCCTACGGTGGTTTATGTACTCATCCTGTGGTGGTTCGACCGCTACGAAAAAGAGCCCCAACGTTTGCTATTCGTGGCTTTTGTCTGGGGAGCAGTGCCAGCAGCTATCTTGTCCATCATAGGTGAGGCCATTCTGGGTGAACCGCTGATTGCTCTGGGTAAAGCCTCGGCCGAGTTGTTGTCCAGTTCGCTATTGGCGCCTGTGGTGGAAGAATTAGCCAAAGGACTCGCTTTGTTGCTCCTCTTGCTCTTTTTCTGGCGTGAGTTCGACGACGTTCTGGACGGCATCATCTATGGTGCGACCATCGGCTTTGGTTTTGCCATGACAGAGAACATCTTCTACTTTGCCGGCAGCCTGCAAGAGGCTGGTATGGAGGGCTTGACCATGACCGCGTTTTTCCGGGCGATTGTCTTCGGCATGAACCACGCCCTCTTCACCTCGGTTCTTGGTGCCTCACTGGGGTATGCCCGCATGGGAGCGCAGGGCTGTCGCCGCTGGACTGCACCCGTGCTGGGGTTGTTGGGAGCCATGATCCTGCACAGCATGCACAATTTATTTGTCTCGTTTTCCCATGCTTTTTGTTTTCTAGCCAGCGTGCTGAGCAATTGGAGCGGCGTGATCGTCATCCTGGTCGTGATGCTGCTGGCGGCGCAGCAGGAAAAACGTTGGATCGCCACCCACCTGAGGGCGGAGGTCGAGAGCGGCCTGCTCACGGTAGAGGAGTACGACATGATTGGCTCGTACCGCAAGCGCCTGCAAGCAACTTGGCGCGCCAGGCTTCGCTCTGGGCAGAGCGAAGCGCGCCGGCTGAGCAGGTTGGCACAACTGGCGACGAAACTGGCCTTCAAGGTGCAGCAAGGCGATGAGCGCACCGCCCAACGGCTGCGCAAAGAGATTGCAGCGCTGCGAGGCGTGCAGGCTACAGCGCAACGAGAGCCTGCTGATGCTAGCAAGGAAAGTCCCCCTTTGTGATTTGCTCCCTCCCAACCGCCAACCCACCTAGGGCTTACCAGAGGGGAGGGAGACTGGATTATTCGGCCGGCCACTTCTTGCGGCACGACCAGGAGCAGGCCTGTAGTTCTTCCTTTTGGCCTCGGCGCTGCGTTCACTGATTTCAAGAACCCAACGCAATTCCGGCCAGGCGGCAGAATTATTCGGCAACGCGAAACCCCACAACACTGCCGCGATCGACTGGATAGCTCCTGCTGCGGAAAGCGCAGCGGGCGTAGACCAGATCGCTGAGCCACGAGCCGCCGCGCAGGACCTTAAGACCAGATCCATACTCGCTCTCCATCCATTCCCAGACATTGCCCGCCATGTCTAAACAGCCATAAGGGCTGGCTCC
It encodes:
- a CDS encoding PHP domain-containing protein; the encoded protein is MRDKTAVHNLEAPAQRTTQAGSGRIKVDLHIHTCYSPDSLTALEKVLKAALARGLGALAITDHNAIEGALALQSMAPFPVIIGEEILTTDGDIIGLFLQELIPPRLTPAQTIARIREQGGLVYIPHPFDHHRSALPEPTLLGILDQVDAIEVLNARTLRPVLNERARQLAQNYGLLCGAGSDAHIAAEIGRAYVEMESFTDRENFLHNLADARIRGALSWPHVHLFSTWAKIRKLRGG
- a CDS encoding PrsW family intramembrane metalloprotease, with amino-acid sequence MGGKVWAISVMAAIVPTVVYVLILWWFDRYEKEPQRLLFVAFVWGAVPAAILSIIGEAILGEPLIALGKASAELLSSSLLAPVVEELAKGLALLLLLLFFWREFDDVLDGIIYGATIGFGFAMTENIFYFAGSLQEAGMEGLTMTAFFRAIVFGMNHALFTSVLGASLGYARMGAQGCRRWTAPVLGLLGAMILHSMHNLFVSFSHAFCFLASVLSNWSGVIVILVVMLLAAQQEKRWIATHLRAEVESGLLTVEEYDMIGSYRKRLQATWRARLRSGQSEARRLSRLAQLATKLAFKVQQGDERTAQRLRKEIAALRGVQATAQREPADASKESPPL